The Triticum aestivum cultivar Chinese Spring chromosome 7B, IWGSC CS RefSeq v2.1, whole genome shotgun sequence genome window below encodes:
- the LOC123155460 gene encoding protein NTM1-like 9 isoform X2, producing the protein MTVMELKALPLGFRFHPTDEELVRHYLKGKITGQIKNEVEVIPEIDVCKCEPWDLPDKALIRSEDPEWFFFAPKDRKYPNGSRSNRATEAGYWKATGKDRVIKSKGEKKKQHMIGMKKTLVFHRGRAPKGERTGWIMHEYRTTEPEFESGEQGGYVLYRLFQKQLEKTERSIPEEMDRSGYSPTPSRSTPDNMEANEEAITLINKESPESGLHGCPIELPGTIDTPGTPVTRWLADRNGNSGIDEANVLGMPSHGNVDESPKADMSVGSLAHLIDSQTKNLGSHEFATVSAPMLSHDDLDKLLLQLPHNSVEDFLNETIADPDEHSSTACNVQYDADTGFMQAQGELLYDGPNWFGNFLSDDTNPQQSGLYENAALLPYGTNPDVLSMDSGDESLQDLFNSMDDSSGQNDVWSNGFGFNPMHQQLQSTVHPNYIFSQQGIAPRRLRLLDSLSDVNVESRESMTRDEHEGEESDIVTSKCTSESVESSADVDDSESTGVTIMTRRRALTRSVPSDCDDAQSTGITIMARRPAPSSNMRSDEADAEATGINIMSRHTAPSSSTDSSFTTEQGTAVRRLRLQSNLDAGSCSSVDGSSSCIIEHGSENEGLEAEIEEHVDTDFPDDAGNSHADEQMYMPDHEANSGTRLRKTAEKSDKESKQECGLQSHVRAPRKRGGFAARMILPVLSVALLVLVSVGIYGWA; encoded by the exons ATGACGGTGATGGAGCTGAAGGCGCTACCGCTCGGTTTCCGGTTCCACCCCACCGACGAGGAGCTCGTCAGGCACTACCTCAAGGGGAAGATCACGGGGCAGATCAAGAACGAGGTCGAGGTGATCCCGGAGATCGACGTCTGCAAGTGCGAGCCGTGGGACCTCCCAG ATAAAGCTTTGATCCGCTCGGAGGATCCGGAGTGGTTCTTCTTTGCACCCAAGGACCGCAAGTACCCCAATGGAAGCAGGTCAAACAGGGCGACGGAGGCTGGGTACTGGAAGGCGACCGGGAAGGACAGGGTCATCAAGTCCAAGGGCGAGAAGAAGAAGCAGCATATGATTGGCATGAAGAAGACCCTTGTTTTCCACCGAGGACGTGCTCCGAAAGGGGAGCGCACTGGTTGGATTATGCACGAGTACCGCACCACCGAGCCAGAGTTTGAGTCTGGCGAGCAG GGTGGTTATGTTCTCTACCGCCTATTTCAAAAGCAATTGGAGAAAACTGAGCGCTCCATTCCAGAGGAAATGGATAGAAGTGGCTACTCTCCCACTCCATCTCGTTCAACTCCTGACAACATGGAAGCAAACGAGGAAGCTATCACACTCATAAATAAGGAATCTCCTGAATCTGGTCTGCATGGATGTCCAATTGAGTTGCCAGGTACAATTGATACTCCGGGCACACCGGTTACAAGGTGGCTTGCAGACCGAAATGGCAATTCGGGGATAGATGAAGCAAATGTTTTAGGCATGCCTTCTCATGGTAATGTCGATGAAAGTCCCAAG GCTGATATGTCGGTTGGCTCTTTGGCTCACCTAATTGATTCACAGACGAAAAATCTCGGATCTCATGAATTTGCAACCGTTTCTGCCCCCATGTTATCGCATGACGATTTGGACAAGCTTCTACTTCAGTTACCTCATAATTCAGTGGAAGATTTCTTGAATGAAACAATTGCTGATCCGGATGAGCATTCATCAACTGCATGTAATGTTCAGTATGATGCAGACACTGGTTTTATGCAG GCTCAGGGTGAGTTGCTATATGATGGTCCAAACTGGTTCGGTAATTTTCTGTCAGATGACACAAATCCACAACAAAGTGGATTATATGAGAATGCAGCATTGCTTCCTTATGGCACTAATCCGGATGTACTTTCCATGGACTCCGGTGATGAGTCCTTGCAAGATTTGTTCAATAGTATGGACGATTCAAGTGGGCAGAATGATGTATGGAGCAACGGATTTGGATTTAATCCCATGCATCAGCAGTTACAGTCTACTGTGCATCCGAACTATATATTTTCTCAACAGGGCATTGCACCCAGGAGGCTTCGGCTACTGGATTCATTGTCTGATGTCAATGTTGAGAGTAGAGAGAGCATGACCAGAGATGAACATGAAGGTGAAGAGTCAGATATTGTAACTTCGAAGTGTACGAGTGAATCTGTTGAGTCATCTGCAGATGTAGATGATTCTGAGTCAACCGGGGTTACTATTATGACCCGGCGCCGTGCTCTAACTAGAAGTGTGCCTTCCGACTGTGATGATGCTCAATCAACGGGGATTACAATTATGGCCCGGCGCCCTGCTCCAAGTTCAAATATGCgttctgatgaagctgatgccgaGGCAACAGGGATTAATATTATGAGCCGACACACAGCTCCAAGTTCAAGCACAGATAGCTCATTTACCACCGAACAAGGGACTGCAGTGCGAAGGTTACGGCTACAATCGAACCTCGATGCAGGATCATGTTCCAGTGTTGATGGTTCGTCAAGTTGCATTATAGAACATGGAAGTGAAAACGAAGGTCTGGAAGCTGAG ATTGAAGAGCATGTGGACACAGACTTCCCTGACGACGCTGGCAACAGTCATGCTGATGAGCAAATGTACATGCCTGATCATG AAGCTAATTCTGGTACGAGGCTGCGGAAGACGGCAGAGAAAAGCGACAAGGAGAGCAAGCAGGAGTGTGGTCTCCAGTCACATGTGAGAGCACCAAGGAAGAGGGGAGGCTTCGCAGCACGCATGATCTTGCCAGTTCTGTCGGTGGCTCTTCTCGTCCTTGTCAGCGTTGGGATCTATGGATGGGCATAA
- the LOC123155460 gene encoding protein NTM1-like 9 isoform X1: MTVMELKALPLGFRFHPTDEELVRHYLKGKITGQIKNEVEVIPEIDVCKCEPWDLPDKALIRSEDPEWFFFAPKDRKYPNGSRSNRATEAGYWKATGKDRVIKSKGEKKKQHMIGMKKTLVFHRGRAPKGERTGWIMHEYRTTEPEFESGEQGGYVLYRLFQKQLEKTERSIPEEMDRSGYSPTPSRSTPDNMEANEEAITLINKESPESGLHGCPIELPGTIDTPGTPVTRWLADRNGNSGIDEANVLGMPSHGNVDESPKQADMSVGSLAHLIDSQTKNLGSHEFATVSAPMLSHDDLDKLLLQLPHNSVEDFLNETIADPDEHSSTACNVQYDADTGFMQAQGELLYDGPNWFGNFLSDDTNPQQSGLYENAALLPYGTNPDVLSMDSGDESLQDLFNSMDDSSGQNDVWSNGFGFNPMHQQLQSTVHPNYIFSQQGIAPRRLRLLDSLSDVNVESRESMTRDEHEGEESDIVTSKCTSESVESSADVDDSESTGVTIMTRRRALTRSVPSDCDDAQSTGITIMARRPAPSSNMRSDEADAEATGINIMSRHTAPSSSTDSSFTTEQGTAVRRLRLQSNLDAGSCSSVDGSSSCIIEHGSENEGLEAEIEEHVDTDFPDDAGNSHADEQMYMPDHEANSGTRLRKTAEKSDKESKQECGLQSHVRAPRKRGGFAARMILPVLSVALLVLVSVGIYGWA, from the exons ATGACGGTGATGGAGCTGAAGGCGCTACCGCTCGGTTTCCGGTTCCACCCCACCGACGAGGAGCTCGTCAGGCACTACCTCAAGGGGAAGATCACGGGGCAGATCAAGAACGAGGTCGAGGTGATCCCGGAGATCGACGTCTGCAAGTGCGAGCCGTGGGACCTCCCAG ATAAAGCTTTGATCCGCTCGGAGGATCCGGAGTGGTTCTTCTTTGCACCCAAGGACCGCAAGTACCCCAATGGAAGCAGGTCAAACAGGGCGACGGAGGCTGGGTACTGGAAGGCGACCGGGAAGGACAGGGTCATCAAGTCCAAGGGCGAGAAGAAGAAGCAGCATATGATTGGCATGAAGAAGACCCTTGTTTTCCACCGAGGACGTGCTCCGAAAGGGGAGCGCACTGGTTGGATTATGCACGAGTACCGCACCACCGAGCCAGAGTTTGAGTCTGGCGAGCAG GGTGGTTATGTTCTCTACCGCCTATTTCAAAAGCAATTGGAGAAAACTGAGCGCTCCATTCCAGAGGAAATGGATAGAAGTGGCTACTCTCCCACTCCATCTCGTTCAACTCCTGACAACATGGAAGCAAACGAGGAAGCTATCACACTCATAAATAAGGAATCTCCTGAATCTGGTCTGCATGGATGTCCAATTGAGTTGCCAGGTACAATTGATACTCCGGGCACACCGGTTACAAGGTGGCTTGCAGACCGAAATGGCAATTCGGGGATAGATGAAGCAAATGTTTTAGGCATGCCTTCTCATGGTAATGTCGATGAAAGTCCCAAG CAGGCTGATATGTCGGTTGGCTCTTTGGCTCACCTAATTGATTCACAGACGAAAAATCTCGGATCTCATGAATTTGCAACCGTTTCTGCCCCCATGTTATCGCATGACGATTTGGACAAGCTTCTACTTCAGTTACCTCATAATTCAGTGGAAGATTTCTTGAATGAAACAATTGCTGATCCGGATGAGCATTCATCAACTGCATGTAATGTTCAGTATGATGCAGACACTGGTTTTATGCAG GCTCAGGGTGAGTTGCTATATGATGGTCCAAACTGGTTCGGTAATTTTCTGTCAGATGACACAAATCCACAACAAAGTGGATTATATGAGAATGCAGCATTGCTTCCTTATGGCACTAATCCGGATGTACTTTCCATGGACTCCGGTGATGAGTCCTTGCAAGATTTGTTCAATAGTATGGACGATTCAAGTGGGCAGAATGATGTATGGAGCAACGGATTTGGATTTAATCCCATGCATCAGCAGTTACAGTCTACTGTGCATCCGAACTATATATTTTCTCAACAGGGCATTGCACCCAGGAGGCTTCGGCTACTGGATTCATTGTCTGATGTCAATGTTGAGAGTAGAGAGAGCATGACCAGAGATGAACATGAAGGTGAAGAGTCAGATATTGTAACTTCGAAGTGTACGAGTGAATCTGTTGAGTCATCTGCAGATGTAGATGATTCTGAGTCAACCGGGGTTACTATTATGACCCGGCGCCGTGCTCTAACTAGAAGTGTGCCTTCCGACTGTGATGATGCTCAATCAACGGGGATTACAATTATGGCCCGGCGCCCTGCTCCAAGTTCAAATATGCgttctgatgaagctgatgccgaGGCAACAGGGATTAATATTATGAGCCGACACACAGCTCCAAGTTCAAGCACAGATAGCTCATTTACCACCGAACAAGGGACTGCAGTGCGAAGGTTACGGCTACAATCGAACCTCGATGCAGGATCATGTTCCAGTGTTGATGGTTCGTCAAGTTGCATTATAGAACATGGAAGTGAAAACGAAGGTCTGGAAGCTGAG ATTGAAGAGCATGTGGACACAGACTTCCCTGACGACGCTGGCAACAGTCATGCTGATGAGCAAATGTACATGCCTGATCATG AAGCTAATTCTGGTACGAGGCTGCGGAAGACGGCAGAGAAAAGCGACAAGGAGAGCAAGCAGGAGTGTGGTCTCCAGTCACATGTGAGAGCACCAAGGAAGAGGGGAGGCTTCGCAGCACGCATGATCTTGCCAGTTCTGTCGGTGGCTCTTCTCGTCCTTGTCAGCGTTGGGATCTATGGATGGGCATAA